From a single Calothrix sp. NIES-2098 genomic region:
- a CDS encoding major facilitator superfamily protein, protein MRIQPKSLGFTILLGALSALPPLSIDMGLPAFPQIGAALRTSSGAVGLTLSLFMLGFAIAQLGFGPLSDRYGRRPVLLAGCGIFALAGATCAVAPSIETLIAWRLVQGAGAGAGMVVTLAIVRDLFEGSEARAQLSYVNLVMSVAPMIAPTIGGWVLAIVGWRGIYGVLAVGGLLLVLAVAFGLSESLERRDVNAIKPRRLINNYGKILTNPICLSYALVNALYFGCMFAYVAGSPLVMLKVFGVSTTVYGWLFASTAFGITVGSFLNGRLSIQGVPPSRLLSVSLIVGVVSTVALVVVSMSSAAQVATLMPLLVLNTFCRGIVSPNAIHGAIQPVPENAGVAAAVVGFLQMLGGSLASGLVAFLYDGHSAFTEGVDKVIAMSGVMAAFAIAAYAVYTIWARPAERRFALHSGTKN, encoded by the coding sequence ATGCGAATTCAACCCAAATCTCTGGGCTTTACAATCCTGCTGGGGGCGCTTTCTGCACTACCGCCTTTGTCAATCGATATGGGGCTACCAGCATTTCCTCAGATCGGTGCGGCACTGAGAACTTCATCAGGGGCGGTGGGATTAACACTTAGTTTATTTATGCTTGGTTTTGCGATCGCGCAGCTTGGTTTTGGCCCGCTTTCAGATCGTTATGGACGCAGACCAGTTTTACTTGCAGGCTGTGGAATCTTTGCACTGGCTGGTGCAACCTGTGCTGTGGCACCATCGATTGAGACTTTGATTGCTTGGCGTTTAGTTCAGGGTGCTGGTGCTGGTGCTGGTATGGTAGTGACGTTGGCAATTGTCCGCGATTTATTCGAGGGATCGGAAGCACGGGCGCAACTTTCTTACGTCAACTTGGTGATGAGTGTAGCACCAATGATTGCACCGACAATTGGTGGTTGGGTTTTGGCAATTGTCGGTTGGCGAGGAATTTATGGTGTGCTGGCTGTGGGAGGATTACTGCTCGTGCTGGCTGTTGCTTTTGGATTGAGTGAGTCTCTAGAGAGGCGCGATGTCAATGCAATTAAACCACGTCGGCTCATCAATAATTACGGAAAAATTCTCACCAATCCCATTTGCCTTAGCTATGCCCTGGTCAATGCACTGTACTTTGGCTGTATGTTTGCCTACGTTGCCGGATCGCCACTAGTGATGCTCAAGGTTTTCGGTGTCTCAACTACAGTTTACGGTTGGCTATTTGCATCCACCGCCTTCGGAATTACGGTCGGTTCATTCCTGAATGGGCGCTTGAGTATCCAAGGCGTGCCACCTTCACGATTACTCAGTGTTAGCTTAATTGTTGGTGTTGTTTCCACTGTTGCACTTGTGGTTGTGTCGATGAGTAGTGCAGCGCAAGTTGCTACCCTCATGCCGTTGCTAGTGCTGAATACCTTTTGTCGCGGCATAGTTTCACCGAATGCTATACATGGTGCCATCCAGCCAGTACCAGAAAATGCCGGAGTTGCAGCCGCCGTAGTCGGATTTCTGCAAATGCTAGGCGGCTCACTAGCTAGTGGGTTAGTGGCTTTTCTCTATGATGGACACAGTGCGTTCACCGAAGGTGTTGACAAAGTCATCGCTATGTCTGGTGTGATGGCAGCATTTGCGATCGCTGCTTACGCCGTCTATACGATATGGGCACGACCCGCTGAACGCCGTTTTGCCCTACACAGTGGCACAAAAAATTAG
- a CDS encoding ferrichrome ABC transporter, ATP-binding protein — translation MAISLSKNNLDYQLSANNLTLAYDDTTIIKHLNLDIPQGQITALVGANGCGKSTLLRGLARLLKPSSGTVYLNTSDIFKLSTKEVAKKLGILTQSPVAPEGLTVRDLVACGRFPYQNWLQQWSKEDERLVEIALEITRMQELAARELDTLSGGQRQRAWIAMALAQDTEILLLDEPTTFLDLAHQIEVLDLLYELNQNQQRTIVMVLHDLNQACRYADYLVAVKEGRIFAVGEPNLVITEDVVKEVFGLECRIVSDPVSGTPMCVPVGRKSKNIL, via the coding sequence ATGGCAATATCATTATCCAAAAACAATCTAGATTACCAGCTTTCAGCCAATAATTTGACTTTAGCTTATGATGATACAACTATTATCAAGCATTTAAACTTAGATATTCCCCAAGGACAAATCACTGCCCTAGTCGGCGCAAATGGCTGTGGCAAATCTACTTTATTGCGGGGTTTGGCGAGGTTATTAAAGCCCTCTAGCGGTACGGTTTATTTAAATACATCAGATATATTTAAGTTATCAACAAAAGAAGTAGCTAAGAAATTAGGAATTCTTACTCAAAGTCCCGTTGCGCCGGAAGGATTAACCGTGCGAGATTTGGTAGCTTGTGGTAGATTTCCTTATCAGAATTGGTTACAACAGTGGTCAAAAGAAGATGAAAGGTTAGTAGAAATAGCCTTAGAAATTACCAGAATGCAAGAACTAGCTGCACGCGAGTTAGACACTCTTTCTGGCGGGCAGCGACAGCGAGCTTGGATTGCGATGGCATTAGCTCAAGATACAGAGATATTATTATTAGATGAACCAACTACTTTTTTAGATTTAGCGCATCAAATAGAAGTTTTAGATTTGCTGTATGAGTTAAACCAAAACCAGCAAAGAACAATTGTCATGGTGTTACATGATTTGAATCAAGCTTGCCGTTACGCCGATTATTTAGTAGCAGTGAAAGAAGGTAGAATTTTTGCTGTTGGCGAACCTAATTTAGTAATTACAGAAGACGTAGTAAAAGAAGTATTTGGATTGGAATGTCGAATTGTATCCGATCCGGTTTCTGGAACGCCAATGTGCGTACCAGTAGGGAGAAAAAGTAAAAACATCCTTTGA
- a CDS encoding iron(III) dicitrate transport system permease protein, whose protein sequence is MKNHSLIYRSAKLGLSIRLQNQVPKILFVLTIITLAAMVVNTCVGEYPTPPLIVIQTVLGIDTGNADYAFVINNLRLPRIITACLVGIALAISGTIMQSLTRNSLADPGIIGINAGASLAAVSVIVLFPNFPPGVLPLSAFLGALVTTLLIYFLAWDRGLHPVRLILIGVGISAVAGAFTSLMITFGQIYDVSQALVWLAGSVYGRTWEQIFAFVPWLVIFVPLALIKASELNTLNLGDDIAKGLGSKVELQRSFLLLISAALSGAAVATAGTIGFVGLIAPHIARQLVGGNHQGLIPVAGMTGAAIVVLSDFVGRIIFAPIEIPCGVVTAVIGAPYFVYLLIKNRQ, encoded by the coding sequence ATGAAGAATCATTCACTAATTTATCGTTCAGCAAAACTAGGATTATCAATTCGGCTGCAAAATCAAGTTCCGAAAATATTATTTGTTCTCACAATTATTACATTAGCAGCAATGGTAGTTAACACTTGCGTGGGAGAATACCCCACACCGCCGCTAATAGTTATTCAAACTGTATTAGGAATAGATACAGGAAATGCCGATTATGCTTTTGTAATTAATAATTTACGTTTGCCCAGAATAATCACTGCTTGTTTGGTAGGGATAGCCTTAGCAATTTCTGGCACAATTATGCAAAGTTTAACTCGCAACTCTTTAGCAGATCCAGGGATTATTGGGATAAATGCTGGTGCAAGTCTAGCGGCTGTGAGTGTAATTGTATTATTCCCCAATTTTCCGCCAGGAGTTTTACCTTTATCAGCATTTCTTGGTGCGTTAGTTACAACTTTATTGATTTACTTCCTAGCGTGGGATAGGGGACTGCACCCCGTTCGCTTAATTTTAATTGGTGTAGGAATTTCTGCTGTAGCGGGTGCTTTTACTAGTTTAATGATAACATTTGGTCAAATATATGATGTCAGTCAGGCTTTGGTTTGGTTAGCTGGTAGCGTTTACGGTAGGACTTGGGAACAGATTTTTGCTTTTGTACCTTGGTTAGTTATATTTGTACCTTTAGCTTTAATTAAAGCATCAGAATTAAATACTTTAAACTTAGGAGATGATATTGCCAAAGGTTTAGGTAGTAAAGTTGAATTGCAGCGTAGTTTCTTATTATTAATTAGTGCAGCCCTTTCTGGTGCAGCAGTAGCAACAGCGGGAACGATTGGATTTGTAGGGTTAATTGCTCCCCATATTGCTCGTCAATTAGTTGGGGGAAATCATCAAGGTTTGATTCCAGTGGCGGGAATGACAGGAGCCGCAATCGTAGTTTTATCAGATTTTGTTGGCAGAATTATTTTTGCGCCTATTGAAATTCCTTGTGGAGTTGTTACTGCTGTAATTGGTGCCCCGTATTTTGTTTATTTATTAATTAAAAATCGCCAGTAG
- a CDS encoding iron(III) dicitrate transport system permease protein translates to MSRSASSSAQKLSPSLTFPVAGLIVGLLILLICLIFSVSFGAADIPLHQILTAFIQFDGSYEHLVIQTIRLPRSLLAILVGAAISTAGAIMQGVTRNPLADPGILGVNAGAAFAVVMSIFLFGTSAPNVYIWYAFLGAGVTVISVYTFASLGRSGITPLNLTIAGAAISSLLASLTTGILIVSQRTLEEIRFWLAGSLANIDKGIIFQVLPYICIGLILAFGLARQITILSLGEDIAKGLGQQTLVIKIAAACCVLLLEGSAVAAAGSIGFLGLVIPHIVKFFVGVDYRWILPYSAIFGGILLLVADILARLLIRPQEIPVGIMTALVGAPFFVYLAKYQVKK, encoded by the coding sequence ATGAGTAGATCGGCTTCCTCATCAGCCCAAAAATTGTCACCATCCCTCACATTTCCCGTTGCGGGTTTAATTGTGGGATTGCTCATACTGCTGATTTGTCTAATTTTCAGCGTTTCCTTCGGTGCAGCAGATATTCCCCTGCATCAGATATTAACTGCATTTATTCAGTTTGACGGTTCTTACGAACATTTAGTAATTCAGACAATAAGATTACCGCGATCGCTTTTAGCAATCTTAGTGGGTGCAGCAATATCTACGGCTGGTGCAATTATGCAGGGTGTGACTCGTAACCCCTTAGCCGATCCTGGTATTTTGGGAGTAAATGCAGGTGCAGCTTTTGCTGTAGTCATGAGTATTTTTCTGTTTGGCACATCTGCACCAAATGTTTATATTTGGTATGCGTTTCTTGGTGCAGGTGTCACCGTTATTAGTGTCTATACTTTTGCATCTCTTGGTCGTAGTGGTATAACTCCCCTAAATTTGACGATTGCAGGTGCAGCTATTAGTAGCTTACTCGCTTCCCTAACAACGGGAATTTTAATAGTAAGTCAGCGAACTTTAGAAGAAATTCGCTTTTGGTTAGCAGGTTCCTTAGCAAATATTGATAAAGGGATTATTTTCCAAGTCTTGCCGTACATTTGTATTGGTCTAATCTTAGCATTTGGTTTAGCAAGACAAATTACCATTTTAAGCTTGGGAGAAGATATTGCTAAAGGTTTAGGTCAACAAACTTTAGTCATAAAAATTGCCGCCGCTTGCTGTGTCTTACTCTTAGAAGGTAGTGCCGTTGCGGCTGCGGGTTCAATTGGATTTCTTGGTTTAGTTATTCCCCATATCGTGAAATTTTTCGTTGGAGTAGATTACCGTTGGATTTTGCCTTACAGCGCAATTTTTGGCGGAATATTACTTTTAGTTGCTGATATTTTGGCGCGATTATTGATTCGACCGCAAGAAATCCCAGTTGGAATTATGACAGCTTTAGTTGGTGCGCCCTTCTTCGTTTACTTAGCCAAATATCAGGTAAAAAAATGA